A stretch of the Sulfurimonas sp. HSL-1656 genome encodes the following:
- a CDS encoding glycoside hydrolase family 15 protein, whose protein sequence is MMTFEARLSERYDTVSKIILERQDAVTGLLPASTAVNAHGDYTDAWVRDNVYSILCVWGLSLAYKRHDPANARSLSLSLSVVKLMRGLLTAMMRQSDRVERFKRTQNPLDALHAKYGTQSGLAVVADNEWGHLQLDATSLFLLMLAQMTASGLQIVYTDDEVDFVQNLVHYISRTYATPDYGIWERGNKINHGDPEINCSSVGMAKAALEALDGFNLYGTSRGLEGVIHVVASDIARSRFTLHGLLPRESTSKETDAALLSIIGYPAYAVEDAELARKTAQKIRKKLAGRYGCKRFLLDGHQSVLEDTSRLHYEAEELRQFEHIESEWPLFFTYLMLDALLRGDTAAAQEWKAKLEPLFVEVDGVRLLPELYIVPEAAIEAEKAAPGSQERRPNENVPLVWAQSLYLLASLLDDGLLIPDDIDPLRRRERVGATRTTTPLVAVVAESPDVKARLHALGIRTETLEEAAPAKVLHASELTRLFSSVGANRKLHLSGRPQQVSRTIATSRLYQVGDETYVFLPYHFDPRAFYLHYDNRLLVEHVRSSLKFLAENWDQPGRPLMLLLVRDDMLEGATQESVLELLRAVESGSCCGTAVQSGPLHTLLGTASREQMGARKDFLPEAPSFRPLRGTSVSDTGTFVPYQLGFAERQQIEQHDDEALAELLYALAPDPRAVEALQQLWRRHGEAFAVQTADGELPLTEIAQQQYEAASARHDWAAVRRLADLLYRYDERLEDVLLDIIIRQKRLAVGRAYFEKATFCHPVESTGIVETIYAYCGSSAAETVLTQEIILHLGHLIRIEPELFDQLITVRTWYFVQLLVSRISRETSQAVGDAYETLLTLAPHEILHRLREVLQTFATERRRMNEMENLRASGFSHIKSVARITELSQVENWMQWRHDAGLIGHHAERFYKDVWYLLQQCDGIVIGDKYDSANRVGSEQTLDTTAGERSFELRIDALLQGIQAPEYRQLNLEAIESLTWLFRQNPELKVENDIVLDVLIGHAVRLAWTAEHGDAHYNEQRGQAWEAFYHRSPQDTEAAFVDAFRHLLQEGFE, encoded by the coding sequence ATGATGACATTCGAAGCACGACTTTCCGAGCGTTATGACACCGTCTCGAAGATCATCCTCGAGCGTCAGGATGCCGTCACGGGGCTCCTGCCCGCCAGTACGGCGGTCAACGCCCACGGCGACTATACCGATGCCTGGGTACGCGATAACGTCTACAGTATCCTCTGCGTCTGGGGCCTCTCCCTGGCCTACAAACGCCATGACCCTGCCAATGCCCGTTCCCTTTCGCTCTCGCTCAGCGTTGTCAAACTGATGCGCGGCCTGCTCACGGCCATGATGCGCCAGTCCGACCGCGTCGAGCGTTTCAAACGCACCCAGAACCCCCTCGATGCCCTGCACGCCAAGTACGGCACCCAGAGCGGGCTCGCGGTCGTCGCCGACAACGAGTGGGGGCATCTGCAGCTCGACGCCACCTCGCTGTTTCTGCTGATGCTGGCCCAGATGACCGCCTCGGGGCTGCAGATCGTCTACACCGACGACGAAGTCGACTTCGTCCAGAACCTCGTGCACTACATCAGCCGCACCTACGCCACCCCCGATTACGGGATCTGGGAACGGGGGAACAAGATCAACCACGGCGACCCCGAGATCAACTGCAGCTCCGTCGGCATGGCCAAGGCCGCCCTGGAAGCCCTCGACGGTTTCAACCTCTACGGCACTTCCCGGGGGCTCGAGGGGGTGATCCACGTCGTCGCCAGCGACATCGCGCGCTCCCGCTTCACCCTGCACGGCCTGCTGCCGCGCGAATCGACTTCCAAAGAGACCGATGCCGCGCTGCTCAGCATCATCGGCTATCCAGCCTATGCCGTCGAAGATGCCGAACTGGCACGCAAAACGGCGCAGAAGATCCGCAAGAAGCTTGCCGGCCGCTATGGGTGTAAACGCTTCCTGCTCGACGGGCACCAGAGCGTGCTCGAAGACACTTCCCGCCTCCACTACGAAGCCGAAGAGCTGCGCCAGTTCGAGCACATCGAATCGGAGTGGCCGCTCTTTTTCACCTACCTGATGCTCGATGCCCTGCTGCGCGGCGATACGGCGGCAGCACAGGAGTGGAAAGCGAAACTCGAACCGCTCTTTGTCGAAGTGGACGGCGTGAGGCTGCTGCCCGAGCTCTACATCGTCCCCGAGGCAGCCATCGAAGCGGAAAAAGCCGCCCCCGGTTCCCAGGAGCGCCGTCCCAATGAGAACGTCCCGCTTGTCTGGGCCCAGAGCCTCTACCTGCTTGCTTCCCTGCTCGACGACGGGCTGCTCATCCCCGACGACATCGACCCGCTGCGGCGGCGCGAACGCGTCGGAGCGACCCGGACGACCACACCGCTCGTCGCCGTCGTCGCCGAAAGTCCTGACGTCAAAGCGCGGCTCCATGCCCTCGGTATCCGTACGGAAACCCTCGAAGAAGCCGCGCCGGCAAAAGTCCTGCACGCTTCGGAACTCACCCGTCTTTTCAGCAGCGTCGGCGCCAACCGGAAACTGCACCTCTCCGGACGGCCGCAGCAGGTTTCGCGCACTATCGCCACCTCGCGCCTCTACCAGGTCGGCGACGAAACGTACGTCTTCCTCCCCTACCACTTCGACCCCCGGGCGTTCTATCTCCATTACGACAACCGCCTGCTCGTCGAACATGTCCGCTCGTCGCTGAAGTTCCTGGCCGAAAACTGGGACCAGCCCGGACGGCCTCTGATGCTGCTGCTCGTGCGTGACGACATGCTTGAAGGGGCAACGCAGGAGAGCGTGCTTGAGCTGCTCCGCGCCGTCGAATCCGGCAGCTGCTGCGGCACGGCGGTCCAATCGGGTCCGCTGCACACCCTGCTGGGCACCGCCTCCCGCGAACAGATGGGTGCGCGCAAGGATTTCCTGCCCGAAGCCCCGTCATTCCGCCCCCTGCGCGGCACCTCCGTAAGCGACACCGGGACCTTTGTCCCCTACCAGCTGGGATTTGCCGAACGCCAGCAGATCGAGCAGCACGATGATGAGGCCCTGGCAGAGCTGCTCTATGCGCTTGCACCGGACCCGCGCGCCGTCGAAGCGCTGCAGCAGCTGTGGCGCCGTCACGGCGAAGCGTTTGCGGTGCAGACCGCCGATGGCGAGCTGCCCCTCACGGAGATCGCGCAACAGCAGTACGAAGCCGCATCCGCCCGCCACGACTGGGCTGCCGTCCGCCGCCTGGCGGACCTGCTCTACCGCTATGACGAACGCCTCGAAGACGTCCTGCTCGATATCATCATCCGCCAGAAACGCCTCGCCGTCGGGCGAGCCTACTTCGAAAAAGCGACTTTCTGCCACCCGGTGGAGAGTACAGGCATCGTCGAGACCATCTACGCCTACTGCGGCAGCAGCGCCGCCGAAACGGTCCTGACCCAGGAGATCATCCTGCACCTCGGCCACCTCATCCGCATCGAACCGGAACTGTTCGATCAGCTCATCACCGTGCGGACCTGGTACTTCGTCCAGCTGCTCGTCAGCCGCATCAGCCGCGAGACCTCCCAGGCGGTGGGCGACGCCTATGAAACCCTCCTCACCCTGGCCCCCCACGAGATCCTGCACCGCCTGCGGGAGGTCCTGCAGACCTTTGCCACCGAGCGGCGGCGCATGAACGAGATGGAAAACCTCCGCGCTTCGGGCTTTTCGCACATCAAATCCGTGGCGAGGATCACCGAACTGTCACAGGTGGAGAACTGGATGCAGTGGCGCCACGATGCCGGGCTGATCGGGCACCACGCCGAACGCTTCTACAAGGATGTCTGGTACCTGCTGCAGCAGTGCGACGGCATCGTCATCGGGGACAAATACGACAGCGCCAACCGTGTCGGGAGCGAGCAGACCCTCGATACCACCGCCGGAGAGCGCAGCTTCGAACTGCGCATCGACGCCCTGCTGCAGGGTATCCAGGCCCCGGAGTACCGCCAGCTCAACCTCGAGGCGATCGAGAGCCTTACCTGGCTCTTCCGCCAAAATCCCGAACTAAAGGTCGAAAACGATATCGTTCTGGATGTGCTTATCGGCCACGCGGTGCGCCTCGCCTGGACCGCGGAACACGGGGACGCCCATTACAACGAACAGCGCGGACAGGCTTGGGAAGCGTTTTATCACCGCTCTCCCCAAGACACCGAGGCCGCGTTCGTTGACGCGTTCCGTCATCTCCTGCAAGAAGGTTTCGAATGA
- the thiS gene encoding sulfur carrier protein ThiS, with product MEIIINGETRTVKEDTRLGKLLDEMGLREKVMAAAINMEIVKQDLWDTHELHNNDRLELLDFVGGG from the coding sequence ATGGAAATCATCATCAACGGGGAGACACGGACCGTCAAGGAAGATACCCGTCTGGGCAAACTGCTCGACGAGATGGGGCTCCGGGAAAAAGTCATGGCGGCGGCCATCAACATGGAGATCGTCAAGCAGGACCTGTGGGATACGCATGAGCTGCACAACAACGACCGCCTCGAACTGCTGGACTTTGTCGGCGGAGGCTGA
- a CDS encoding SAM-dependent methyltransferase, which yields MRFSDYMTEWLYADDGYYATYRPIGKSGDFYTAVSASKFFGGTIAKHLIDVIDEGFLSPNATVCEIGAHHGYLLADIVEFIYTLRPELLQTLSFAIVERFEHLQEQQRRYFADSFGEAVTLRHYTALSQMNEPEAFFVANEIFDAFPCELYYKGKTGRVENHEVIFDVDDAWVKAKAEQFHKDRGEIAVGYEAFAQEMAAAAQQSEFITFDYGEMQARPDVSLRIYKEHGVFPFFDEALDRAEAFKKSDITYDVTFAHVKEAFEAAGMPMAEYATQMKALVEMGILELLEILRANADEKVYKQELEKVKTLIMPQFLGERFKMIRFRKERA from the coding sequence ATGAGATTCAGCGACTACATGACGGAGTGGCTTTATGCCGACGACGGCTACTATGCGACCTACCGCCCCATCGGCAAAAGCGGGGACTTCTATACGGCGGTCAGTGCGTCGAAGTTCTTCGGCGGGACCATCGCCAAACACCTGATCGACGTCATCGACGAGGGGTTCTTAAGCCCGAACGCGACCGTCTGCGAGATCGGGGCGCACCACGGCTACCTGCTGGCCGACATCGTGGAGTTCATCTATACCCTGCGCCCGGAACTGCTGCAGACGCTCTCCTTTGCCATCGTCGAACGGTTTGAACACCTGCAGGAGCAGCAGCGGCGCTACTTCGCGGACTCTTTCGGGGAGGCCGTCACACTGCGCCACTACACCGCGCTTTCGCAGATGAACGAGCCGGAGGCGTTCTTCGTCGCCAACGAGATCTTCGACGCTTTTCCCTGCGAACTCTACTACAAGGGCAAAACAGGCCGGGTCGAGAACCACGAGGTCATTTTCGACGTCGACGACGCCTGGGTGAAAGCGAAGGCGGAGCAGTTCCACAAGGACCGGGGCGAGATCGCCGTCGGGTACGAGGCATTCGCGCAGGAGATGGCCGCAGCGGCGCAGCAAAGCGAATTCATCACCTTCGACTACGGGGAGATGCAGGCACGCCCGGACGTCTCGCTGCGCATCTACAAAGAGCACGGGGTCTTCCCCTTCTTTGACGAGGCCCTTGACCGCGCGGAGGCTTTCAAAAAAAGCGACATCACCTACGACGTCACGTTCGCCCACGTCAAGGAGGCCTTCGAAGCCGCCGGGATGCCGATGGCCGAATACGCGACGCAGATGAAAGCTTTGGTAGAGATGGGCATCCTTGAACTGCTGGAGATCTTAAGAGCGAATGCAGACGAAAAAGTCTATAAACAGGAACTCGAAAAGGTCAAAACGCTGATCATGCCCCAGTTCCTCGGGGAGCGTTTTAAAATGATACGATTCAGAAAGGAGAGAGCATAA
- a CDS encoding molybdopterin-dependent oxidoreductase has protein sequence MQNKTACPLDCYDACSVIVDTGKLKGDKAHSYTNGYLCPHLNHFWKQERITQPRLKGEVVSMETALAHLETLVRDAREGNGILHYRSSGNFGLMQGVTDHFFASVGAALTKGSLCDGAGEAGVVEGRGANRVLPPEQIAEADVVMVWGRNVPVTNSHLLPFLKGKELIVVDPVRTAFADSADIHIQLKPGGDLYFALLLARFIVIEGMHDAEYLAEHGEAFEEYYELTQTVRIKAALDGIGLGLGDIGRVLERLRGKKVAILVGTGVQKYRHGDEVLRAIDAIGVLLGLFGKPGCGVSFLGSSSSGIPSPFTAARRFEPKAAASFSDYDLVFVQGANPAAQMPDTGRVADSLSKAGHVVYFGLYENETSAMAELVIPAKTFLEKADVRTAYGHNALLEMPVCESGATGISEYALSAALCAAFDVAIEPEAAYLEHFRSCGEVAGGKTLVRGRDAVPYADGFDTDDGQFLFLEEYDFDFDMQEDYFLISPKSPRSLNSQFERESQAFMHPGCGIEEGTPVRLVSAQGSVVLPLAHDERLLADCVLVYAGTPGVNNLTSSALSYAGGNACYQANKIKVEAC, from the coding sequence ATGCAGAATAAAACCGCCTGTCCCCTGGACTGTTACGATGCCTGCAGCGTCATTGTCGACACGGGCAAACTCAAAGGGGATAAAGCGCATTCCTACACCAACGGTTACCTTTGTCCCCACCTCAACCATTTCTGGAAACAGGAGCGCATCACCCAGCCGAGGCTGAAGGGCGAAGTCGTGTCGATGGAGACGGCCCTGGCACACCTGGAGACGCTGGTACGCGATGCCCGCGAGGGCAACGGGATCCTGCACTACCGCAGTTCGGGCAACTTCGGCCTGATGCAGGGGGTGACGGACCACTTTTTCGCTTCCGTCGGCGCGGCGCTGACAAAGGGCTCGCTCTGCGACGGGGCCGGGGAAGCGGGCGTGGTCGAGGGGCGCGGCGCGAACCGCGTGCTGCCGCCCGAACAGATCGCCGAGGCCGACGTCGTCATGGTCTGGGGGCGCAACGTTCCCGTGACCAATTCCCATCTGCTCCCCTTCCTCAAAGGCAAGGAGCTGATCGTCGTCGACCCCGTGCGGACCGCCTTTGCCGACAGTGCGGATATCCATATCCAGCTGAAACCCGGCGGGGACCTCTATTTCGCGTTGCTGCTGGCCCGCTTCATCGTCATCGAGGGGATGCATGACGCCGAGTACCTGGCCGAGCATGGCGAGGCGTTCGAAGAGTACTACGAGCTGACCCAGACGGTGCGGATCAAAGCCGCCCTTGATGGCATCGGGCTGGGGCTCGGTGACATCGGCCGCGTGCTGGAGCGGCTGCGGGGCAAAAAGGTGGCCATCCTCGTGGGCACCGGCGTCCAGAAGTATCGTCACGGCGACGAGGTGCTGCGCGCCATCGATGCCATCGGCGTCCTTTTGGGGCTGTTCGGGAAACCGGGCTGCGGCGTCAGTTTCCTGGGCAGTTCGTCCAGCGGCATCCCTTCGCCTTTCACGGCGGCCCGCCGGTTCGAACCCAAGGCCGCGGCGTCCTTTTCCGATTATGACCTCGTCTTCGTCCAGGGGGCGAACCCGGCGGCGCAGATGCCGGATACGGGGCGGGTGGCGGACAGCCTCTCCAAGGCGGGGCACGTCGTCTATTTCGGTTTGTACGAGAACGAGACGTCTGCGATGGCCGAACTGGTCATCCCGGCCAAGACCTTCCTGGAGAAAGCGGACGTGCGCACCGCCTACGGCCACAATGCGCTGCTGGAGATGCCCGTATGCGAATCGGGTGCGACCGGCATCAGCGAATATGCGCTGAGTGCGGCGCTGTGCGCTGCCTTCGACGTGGCTATAGAGCCCGAAGCGGCCTACCTGGAGCATTTCCGCTCCTGCGGGGAGGTAGCCGGGGGGAAGACCCTGGTGCGGGGACGCGATGCCGTGCCGTATGCCGACGGATTCGACACGGATGACGGGCAGTTTTTATTCCTCGAGGAGTATGATTTCGACTTCGATATGCAGGAGGATTATTTCCTCATCTCCCCGAAGAGCCCGCGAAGCCTCAACTCCCAGTTCGAGCGCGAATCGCAGGCCTTTATGCACCCGGGCTGCGGCATCGAGGAGGGGACGCCGGTGCGGCTTGTCTCCGCGCAGGGAAGCGTCGTGCTGCCGCTGGCCCACGACGAACGGCTGCTCGCCGACTGCGTTCTGGTCTACGCCGGGACGCCGGGCGTCAACAATCTGACCTCTTCTGCACTCAGTTATGCAGGGGGGAACGCCTGTTACCAGGCAAACAAAATCAAGGTGGAAGCATGTTAG
- a CDS encoding DUF4386 domain-containing protein, with translation MGQAAGSRELNTPARIAGFAWLVVIMAGISAEFLLRMPLIVQGDAAATAANIMEAEGIFRLSLAADIVMLLFDVTATVALYLLFRQTDRLLALLAAAFRLIMGAVLAANLITLGSVPFVLQGSDPAAATTVQLLLDAHGSGYDIGLVFFGLHCFLLGILIMKSAYLPRLLGALLMAASLGYLIDSFAHLLLPQGTPFLAMTASILIALALLAELSIAFWLLVRGVKS, from the coding sequence ATGGGACAGGCAGCCGGCAGCCGGGAGCTCAATACCCCGGCCCGCATTGCAGGATTTGCATGGCTCGTCGTGATCATGGCGGGCATCAGTGCGGAGTTCCTCCTGCGCATGCCGCTGATCGTACAGGGGGATGCGGCGGCGACGGCCGCAAATATCATGGAAGCGGAGGGGATCTTCCGTCTCAGTCTTGCTGCGGATATCGTCATGCTGCTCTTTGACGTGACGGCCACGGTGGCGCTTTATCTCCTTTTTCGGCAGACAGACCGGCTCCTGGCACTGTTGGCAGCCGCCTTTCGGCTCATAATGGGTGCGGTCCTTGCCGCCAATCTTATCACCTTGGGTTCGGTACCCTTTGTCCTGCAGGGTTCGGACCCCGCTGCGGCCACAACCGTGCAGCTGCTTCTTGACGCCCATGGCAGCGGATACGATATCGGCCTCGTCTTTTTCGGGCTGCACTGTTTTCTTCTGGGCATCCTGATCATGAAATCCGCTTATCTTCCCCGTCTGCTGGGCGCGCTGCTGATGGCGGCTTCGCTTGGGTACCTGATCGACAGTTTTGCCCACCTGCTGCTGCCGCAGGGTACGCCTTTTCTGGCAATGACGGCATCGATCCTGATTGCGCTGGCGCTGCTGGCCGAGCTTTCGATCGCGTTCTGGCTGCTGGTAAGAGGGGTGAAATCGTAG
- a CDS encoding TolC family protein — MKGLHAFAALWLLCSGLSAAEQNATVLFGEQYPSASERQGVSLEAYLSDLKRKAFGYDYAKTEEESAKLRDSWIQPAVISYTLNRQNPYNGQGAPETQQESASIAIDQPIFRSGGIYYGIKYAEASRDVGMLTIAQQERTLIKQAVDLLMQIKQSELGIAKQKLQVDNAEINLLQKREQYMSGQLDSGFLNNAIIERNVAKQALLDLQTAQERLVSAFESISDLDYHTAKIPFLAMVDEARFMDGTIDLALAKRLRAQERYNKDVTLASYLPSISVQGSYNWQKQESFFFTGSTAIKSQPPETAYYRYGVKASMPIDINSVNDYEASRLAYLKAKVTIDDTKRALRALYEQVADNLRNIDAKIALAKENEALYATLLQDTEAQYGAGLKTQYDVELLANSKQVEQLSQRSYEIDRQRELLNLYEKLSDPEQ; from the coding sequence ATGAAGGGTTTGCACGCCTTCGCCGCGCTCTGGCTGCTCTGTAGCGGCCTCTCTGCCGCCGAGCAGAACGCAACGGTCCTGTTCGGCGAGCAGTACCCCTCCGCATCCGAACGGCAGGGCGTCTCCCTCGAAGCCTACCTCTCCGACCTGAAGCGCAAAGCCTTCGGGTACGACTATGCGAAGACCGAAGAGGAGAGCGCGAAGCTGCGTGACAGCTGGATCCAGCCGGCGGTGATCAGCTACACGCTCAACCGCCAGAACCCCTACAACGGGCAGGGCGCACCGGAGACCCAGCAGGAGAGCGCCTCTATTGCCATCGACCAGCCCATCTTCCGCAGCGGCGGGATCTACTACGGCATCAAATACGCCGAGGCGTCGCGCGACGTCGGGATGCTCACCATCGCCCAGCAGGAGCGCACGCTGATCAAGCAGGCGGTCGACCTGCTGATGCAGATCAAACAGTCCGAACTCGGCATCGCCAAACAGAAGCTGCAGGTGGATAACGCCGAGATCAACCTGCTGCAGAAGCGCGAACAGTATATGAGCGGGCAGCTCGATTCGGGTTTCCTGAACAACGCCATCATCGAACGCAACGTCGCCAAACAGGCGCTGCTGGACCTGCAGACGGCGCAGGAACGGCTCGTGAGCGCTTTTGAGAGCATCAGCGACCTCGATTACCACACGGCAAAGATCCCTTTTCTCGCGATGGTGGATGAGGCGCGCTTCATGGACGGCACGATCGACCTTGCCCTGGCAAAGCGTCTGCGCGCCCAGGAACGCTACAACAAAGACGTCACCCTCGCATCGTACCTGCCGAGCATCAGTGTGCAGGGGAGCTACAACTGGCAGAAGCAGGAGTCCTTCTTCTTTACCGGTTCGACCGCCATCAAATCCCAGCCGCCGGAGACGGCCTACTACCGCTACGGCGTGAAGGCCTCGATGCCCATCGACATCAACAGCGTCAACGACTACGAAGCGTCGCGGCTGGCCTACCTCAAGGCAAAAGTGACCATCGACGATACGAAGCGGGCGCTGCGGGCGCTGTATGAGCAGGTCGCCGACAATCTCCGGAACATCGACGCGAAGATCGCCCTGGCCAAAGAGAACGAAGCGCTTTACGCCACCTTGCTGCAAGACACCGAAGCGCAGTACGGGGCGGGGCTGAAAACGCAGTACGACGTCGAGCTGCTGGCCAATTCGAAACAGGTCGAGCAGCTCAGCCAGCGCAGCTACGAGATCGACCGCCAGCGCGAACTGCTGAACCTGTATGAAAAACTGAGTGACCCGGAACAATGA
- a CDS encoding aspartate aminotransferase family protein, which produces MLDTIKSMDEQFVLPTYARQDLAFESGENARLKDTEGKEYIDFTSGIGVVSVGHGNPVVTKAICEQVGRITHISNLYRIAPQADCARRIVERSGYDMKCFFGNSGAEANEGAIKIARKYGEVDGQVKRYKIITLEHSFHGRTITALKATGQEAMHNYFGPFPDGFVYAKSIDEIEGLIDGHTVAVMIELVQGEGGVQPLDRAKVQALAAMLKKRDVLLMVDEVQTGIYRTGEFLASNLYGIEPDVITLAKGLGGGVPIGVVMTAKKDIFAPGDHGSTFGGNYLSTAAANAVLDVLEAYKESGKLDEAFLYFETELKKLFEEHRGLFTDAVGFGMMRGLRAKDAETLARVIANAREEGVLVLKAGRNTLRFLPPLTISREEMDEGFARLRRALAAL; this is translated from the coding sequence ATGTTAGATACGATCAAATCCATGGACGAACAGTTCGTTCTGCCGACCTATGCACGTCAGGACCTCGCGTTCGAGAGCGGCGAAAATGCGCGCCTCAAAGATACGGAGGGCAAAGAGTACATCGACTTTACCTCCGGCATCGGTGTCGTCAGCGTCGGGCACGGCAACCCGGTCGTGACCAAGGCGATCTGCGAGCAGGTGGGACGCATCACCCACATCTCGAACCTCTACCGCATCGCACCGCAGGCCGACTGTGCCCGCCGCATCGTCGAGCGCAGCGGTTATGACATGAAGTGCTTTTTCGGCAACAGCGGGGCCGAGGCGAACGAGGGGGCCATCAAGATCGCACGCAAGTACGGCGAGGTGGACGGTCAGGTCAAACGCTACAAGATCATCACCCTCGAGCACTCCTTCCACGGCCGGACCATCACCGCGCTCAAGGCGACCGGGCAGGAGGCGATGCACAACTACTTCGGCCCCTTCCCCGACGGCTTCGTCTACGCCAAGTCCATCGACGAGATCGAGGGGCTGATTGACGGCCACACCGTTGCGGTCATGATCGAACTGGTGCAGGGCGAGGGCGGCGTACAGCCGCTCGACCGCGCCAAGGTCCAGGCCCTCGCCGCCATGCTCAAAAAGCGCGACGTGCTGCTGATGGTCGACGAGGTTCAGACGGGGATCTACCGTACCGGCGAGTTCCTCGCCTCGAATCTCTACGGCATCGAGCCCGACGTCATCACCCTGGCCAAGGGGCTCGGCGGCGGCGTCCCGATCGGGGTCGTCATGACGGCGAAGAAGGATATCTTCGCCCCGGGTGACCACGGTTCGACGTTCGGGGGGAACTACCTCTCCACGGCAGCGGCGAATGCCGTCCTCGATGTCCTCGAAGCGTATAAAGAGAGCGGCAAGCTCGACGAAGCTTTCCTGTACTTCGAGACGGAGCTCAAGAAGCTGTTCGAGGAACACCGCGGTCTCTTTACCGATGCGGTCGGTTTCGGCATGATGCGCGGTCTGCGCGCCAAAGACGCCGAGACCCTCGCCCGCGTCATTGCGAATGCCCGCGAAGAAGGGGTCCTCGTCCTCAAAGCCGGACGGAACACGCTGCGGTTCCTGCCGCCGCTTACCATCAGCCGGGAGGAGATGGATGAAGGGTTTGCACGCCTTCGCCGCGCTCTGGCTGCTCTGTAG